In Rhodococcus pseudokoreensis, the DNA window TGGTTCCCGCCGGAGAAGCGTGCCCTGCCGAGCAGCTTCGTCACCGCCGGATCCTCGCTCGGCGTCCTCATCGCTGCCCCCGTACTGACCTGGATCATCGTCCGCTGGGACTGGCACGCCGCGTTCTACCTCCTGATCACGGTCGGTCTGGTCTGGGTGGTCGCGTGGATCATCCTCGGACGAGGCGCACCCACCGAGACCGCCGAGTCGGCCAAGGCAACCGTCGTCGACACCGTCGACGCCCCGTACCGGACGATCCTGCGCACCGGGACCGTGATCGGGATCGCGCTGTTGATGTTCTGCTCGTACTGGTCCACCACGCTCAAGGTGTCCTGGCTCCCCGTCTACCTCGAAGACGGCCTCGGCTACGACACCCTGACCACCGGACGGCTGGTCATGCTTCCCTACGGACTCGCGGCGGTCGGTGCGATCGCCGCCGGGTGGTTCTCGAATCGCCTCGTCTCCCGCGGCGTCTCCCGGAAGGTTGCGCGCGGCTACCTGTCGGCCGGCCTGATCGCAGGCGCCGGTATCACCATGGTCGGGTTCACCATCGTGTCGGCCGGACTGCTGCAGATCCTGCTCGTGTCCCTGGCCTTCTCGCTCAACACCGCGGCGTACGGCGTGGCGTTGACGGCAATCGCCGACGTCGTGCAGTCCCGTAAACGCGGCATGGTCCTCGGTGGCCTCGGCGCGGTGTCGAGTATCTCCGGCATGATCGCACCACTCGTACTCGGCTTCTCGGTCGGCCGGGCGGCCGACAAGATCTCCGGCTACGGCACCGGCTTCCTGATCAGCGGCATCCTGATGATCGTCGGTAGCGCGATCGCGGTGTTCCTGGTCAACCCCGAACGGGACATCACCGTCATCCGCAAGCGTGCCGAGGAGACCGCATGATCGACAAGCCTCTCGACGGCGTCCGCGTCATCGACTTCGGTCAATTCATCGCTGCCCCCGCCGCCACCCAGGTCCTGGTGGACCTCGGCGCCGACGTGATCAAGGTCGAACCGGTGCACGGCGAGTCCGCACGCGGAATCGGTGCGCACGGTAAAGCCATGGTGGAGAACTACAACCGCGGCAAGCGGGCAATCGCGCTCGACCTCAAGGACCCGCGCGGTCAGGAGATCGCCCGCCGTCTGATCGCCGGCGCCGACATCGTGGTGCAGAATCTGCGCCCCGGGGTGATGGACAAGCTCGGGCTGGGCGCGGAGGAGATGCGCGCCGCGCATCCGCACCTCGTGTACGCGACGGTGAGCGGGTTCGGATTGCACGGACCGTCCAGGAATCGTGCCGGCCTCGACATCGCCGCGCAGGCGGAGAGCGGCCTGATGTGGGTGACCGGCGAGCACGACGGCGAGCCGCAGAAGGTCGGTGCCCAGATCGTCGACGCCGCCACCGGCTACGTCTGTGCCCAGGCAATCCTCGGCGCGTACATCAGGCGCCTGCGCACCGGCGAGGGCGACACCGTCGAGGTGTCGCTGCTCGAGGTCGCGATTCATCTGCAGGCCCCGAACTGGGGCGCCTACCTCGACACCGGCAACGAACCACGGCGCATGGGCAACGGTCAGCCGACCGTCGCACCGGCCGCCGACATCATGCCTACCAGCGACGGCAGCGTCGTCGTCTCCGCTTACTCCGAGGTCCACTTCCGTCGACTGTGCCGACTGCTGGGCCGGGAGGAACTCGCCGACGACGCCCGATTCGCCGACAACGAGAGCCGGGTCCGCAACCGCGTCGCCCTGCTCACCGAGTTGCGCGCTGCGTTCGCGAACATGACGAGCGACGAGGCGATGGACGTGCTCGCCGCCAACGGTGTCGTCGCCGGGCGGATCAACACCTACCCCGAAGCGATGCGCAGCCCCGACGTCCAGGCCTCCGGGCTCTTCATCGAGGTCAGCCGCCCCGACGGCGTGCCTGCGACGGCTCTCGGCACGCCGTGGCACCTCGAGAGCGTCCCGAAGCTGCCCACGGCAGGTGCGCCCGACCTGGGGCAGCACACCGCCGAACTGATCGCCGAACTCGGCTACCCGACCGACGCGCTCGATGCGCTGGCCGCCGACGGCGTCGTCGCACTCGGCCGCTGACATCCGTCGACGGCAATTGCCGTCGACCCATTTTCGAAGGAATCACCATGCAACGCACCATCTTCACCGACGACCACGATGCCTTCCGCGACGTCGTCCGCCAGTTCATCGCCAAGGAGATCGTCCCGAACCTGCCCGACTGGGAGGCGGCCGGCTGCATCCCCCGCGACTTCTACACCAAGACAGCGGCACTCGGGATCAACGGACTGCAGGTGCCCGAGCAGTACGGCGGCGGCGGCATCGACAGCTTCCTGTTCAACACCGTCGTGTACGAGGAGATCGGTTACGCGGCAGCCTCTCTCGGCGGCTTCCAGGTGCACTTGAACACCGTGCTCCCGTATTTTCTCGAATACGCCAATGAGGAACAGCGCGACCGCTGGTTCCCAGGCTTCGCCGACGGTGCGCTCGTCAGCGCGATCGCGATGACCGAACCCGGCATCGGCTCCGACCTCGCCGGTGTCACCACCACCGCCGTCCGTGACGGCGACGACTACGTCCTCAACGGGAACAAGACGTTCATCACCGGCGGCATCAACGCCGACCTCGTGATCGTGGTCGCGAGGACCTCGAAGGATCCCGAGAATCGCCGCAACGGCCTGTCGCTGCTGGTGGTCGAGTCCGGCATGCCCGGGTTCACCCGCGGTCGCAACCTGCACAAGATCGGGATGAAGTCGAGCGACACCGCCGAACTCACCTTCGACAACGTCCGGGTGCCCGCGGCCAACCTGCTCGGTGAGGAAGGTGCCGCCTTCAAGATGCTGGCGCACAACCTGCCTCAGGAGCGGCTGTCGATCGCGATCACCGCGCAGGCCACGGCCACCGCCGCGGTCGACCTGGCGATCGCGTACGCCAAGGAGCGGATGGTGTTCGGTAAGCCGCTCGCCGGCTTCCAGAACACGAAATTCGTGCTCGCCGAGTGCGCGACCGAGTTGCAGGCCGGGCAGGCCCTGATCGACCAGGCGCTGATCGCCCTGGACGCAGGCACTCTCACTCCCGCCGACGCGGCCAAGGTGAAGCTGTTCTGCACCGAGGTGCAGGCCCGGGTCATCGACAAGTGCCTGCAGGTGCACGGCGGCTACGGCTATATGACCGAGTACCCGATCGCGCGACTGTACGCCGATGCCCGCGTCACCCGGATCTTCGGCGGCACCAGCGAAGTCATGAAGAGCGTCATCTCGAAGTCCATGGGGCTCTAGGCATCTCGCACTCCACACCATTCCGGGCACCGCTGGGGCCCGGCCACATCGAAGGTTCATCCATGCAGATCAAGGACATCAACGCCGTCGTCACGGGCGGAGCATCCGGACTCGGACTCGCCACTGCCACCCGGCTGGTCGAGTCCGGCGCCACCGTCACCCTGCTCGACCTCCCCGGTTCGCCGGGGGCCGAGCAGGCCGCGGCGCTCGGGCCCGCGGCGCGGTTCGTGCCGACCGACGTGACCGACGGCGACGCGGTGGCCGCGGCCTTCGCCGCCGCTGCCGAGCGCGGCCCGGTGCGGGCCGTCGTGCACTGCGCAGGCCGCGGACGACCGATGCGCGTGCTCACCAAGGACCGCAAGGCCGCCGACCTCGAGCCCTTCGAGTCGGTGATCCGGCTCAACGTGATCGGGACGTTCAACGTGCTGCGGTTCGCGGCCGAGGCGATGGCCGCGAACGAGTTGCTGGGCGGCGACCGCGGCGTGTGTGTCCTGACCGCGTCCGTCGCCGCCTACGAGGGTCAGATCGGGCAGATCAACTACGCGACGTCCAAGGCGGGCATCGTGGGGATGACACTGCCCGCCGCCCGCGACCTCGCGGGTGTCGGGATCCGGGTGTGCACCATCGCGCCCGGCGTGTTCGCGACGCCGCTCCTTCTCAATGCACGCGAAGACATCCGGGACGCGCTGGCGGCGTCGGTTCCGCATCCGCAGCGGCTCGGCGAGCCGTCCGAGTTCGCCGCGCTGGCCGAGCACATCATCGAGAACGGCATGCTCAACGGCGAGACGATCCGCCTCGACGGTGCGATCCGGATGGCACCGAGGTGACCGCGGAGGCGCCCACGCCGGTCGTGCTGACGGAACGGGTGGGGTCGGTTCTGGTCGTCACGCTGAACCGGCCGCAGGCCCGCAACGCGGTGGACCGTGCGGTCGCGGAGGCGGTCGCCGAGGCGGTTCACCTGCTCGACTCCGATCCGCAGCTGCGAGTCGGTGTGCTCACCGGAGCCGGCGGATACTTCTGCGCAGGAATGGATCTCAAGGCATTCCTGCGGGGTGAGAGCCCACGCGTCGAGGGCCGTGGATTCGCCGGGCTGGTGGAGGCGCCGCCCGCCAAGCCCCTGATCGCCGCCGTCGACGGTCCCGCGCTCGCAGGCGGTTTCGAGATCGTCCTGGCGGCGGACCTCGTCGTCGCCGCGCCGACCGCAACGTTCGGCCTGCCCGAGGTCCGCCGCGGCCTCGTCGCCGCCGCGGGCGGGTTGACCCGGCTGCCCGCACGGCTGCCGCGAGCGGTGGCGCTGGAGATGGTGCTCACCGGCAGGACCATGACCGCCGCGCAACTGCACCCGCTGGGGCTGGTCAACCGGCTGGCCCCCGAGGGCGAGGTGTTGTCGGCGGCACTCGAACTGGCCGCGGAGATCGCCGGCAACGGGCCGCTCGCAGTCCGGGCCAGCAAGCGAGTCGTCGACGAGTCGCCCGGCTGGCCGCACGCGGAGATGTTCGAGCGGACCCGGCAGATCGTGATGCCGGTCTTCGACTCCGACGACGCCCGCGAAGGCGCTGCCGCCTTCACCGAACGCCGCGCCCCGGTCTGGACCGCGACGTGATCACCGAGAACGAGAGAACAGGAACACACCATGCGTGATGCAGTCATCGTCGAAGCGGTACGGAGCCCCATCGGCCGCCGCAAGGGCGGCCTCGCGGAGGTCCACCCCGTCGACCTGTCCGCGACCGTCCTGACCGCGCTGCTCGACCGGGCCGGGGTCGACGCCGCGTCGGTCGACGACGTCGTGTGGGGATGCGTCGGACAGGTCGGTGAGCAGGCCGGCAACATTGCACGCAACGCGGTGCTGGCCGCCGGATGGCCCGAGTCCGTTCCCGGCACCACGATCGAGCGGCAGTGCGGATCGAGCCAGCAGGCACTGCATTTCGCCGCCGCGGGAGTGATCGCCGGCCAGTACGACGTCGTCGTCGCGGGCGGCGTCGAGTCGATGACCCGCATCCCGATGGGATCGGCGCGGCGCGTCGGCCTCGGTGACCCGAACAGCGACGCGATTCGGCGACGCTACGACGGCATCGAGTTCAACCAGGGCCGCGGCGCCGAGATCCTCGCCGACCGGTACGAACTGAGTCGCGGCTGGCTCGACGAGTACAGCCTGCGCTCACACGAGCGCGCCGCCGCGGCCATCGACGAAGGCCGATTCGCCGGCGAGATCGTGCCGGTGACCCTGCCGGACGGAACGAAACTCGACGCCGACGAGGGGATCCGCCGAACCACGACGCTCGAGAAGCTCGCCGAGTTGAAGCCTGCCTTCGGCGACGACGGCCGCGTCACCGCGGGCAACGCCTCACAGATCTCCGACGGCGCCGCGGCCCTGCTGGTGATGTCCGGCGACCGGGCCCGCGACCTCGGACTGACCC includes these proteins:
- a CDS encoding SDR family NAD(P)-dependent oxidoreductase, encoding MQIKDINAVVTGGASGLGLATATRLVESGATVTLLDLPGSPGAEQAAALGPAARFVPTDVTDGDAVAAAFAAAAERGPVRAVVHCAGRGRPMRVLTKDRKAADLEPFESVIRLNVIGTFNVLRFAAEAMAANELLGGDRGVCVLTASVAAYEGQIGQINYATSKAGIVGMTLPAARDLAGVGIRVCTIAPGVFATPLLLNAREDIRDALAASVPHPQRLGEPSEFAALAEHIIENGMLNGETIRLDGAIRMAPR
- a CDS encoding crotonase/enoyl-CoA hydratase family protein, whose protein sequence is MTAEAPTPVVLTERVGSVLVVTLNRPQARNAVDRAVAEAVAEAVHLLDSDPQLRVGVLTGAGGYFCAGMDLKAFLRGESPRVEGRGFAGLVEAPPAKPLIAAVDGPALAGGFEIVLAADLVVAAPTATFGLPEVRRGLVAAAGGLTRLPARLPRAVALEMVLTGRTMTAAQLHPLGLVNRLAPEGEVLSAALELAAEIAGNGPLAVRASKRVVDESPGWPHAEMFERTRQIVMPVFDSDDAREGAAAFTERRAPVWTAT
- a CDS encoding CaiB/BaiF CoA transferase family protein; amino-acid sequence: MIDKPLDGVRVIDFGQFIAAPAATQVLVDLGADVIKVEPVHGESARGIGAHGKAMVENYNRGKRAIALDLKDPRGQEIARRLIAGADIVVQNLRPGVMDKLGLGAEEMRAAHPHLVYATVSGFGLHGPSRNRAGLDIAAQAESGLMWVTGEHDGEPQKVGAQIVDAATGYVCAQAILGAYIRRLRTGEGDTVEVSLLEVAIHLQAPNWGAYLDTGNEPRRMGNGQPTVAPAADIMPTSDGSVVVSAYSEVHFRRLCRLLGREELADDARFADNESRVRNRVALLTELRAAFANMTSDEAMDVLAANGVVAGRINTYPEAMRSPDVQASGLFIEVSRPDGVPATALGTPWHLESVPKLPTAGAPDLGQHTAELIAELGYPTDALDALAADGVVALGR
- a CDS encoding acyl-CoA dehydrogenase family protein codes for the protein MQRTIFTDDHDAFRDVVRQFIAKEIVPNLPDWEAAGCIPRDFYTKTAALGINGLQVPEQYGGGGIDSFLFNTVVYEEIGYAAASLGGFQVHLNTVLPYFLEYANEEQRDRWFPGFADGALVSAIAMTEPGIGSDLAGVTTTAVRDGDDYVLNGNKTFITGGINADLVIVVARTSKDPENRRNGLSLLVVESGMPGFTRGRNLHKIGMKSSDTAELTFDNVRVPAANLLGEEGAAFKMLAHNLPQERLSIAITAQATATAAVDLAIAYAKERMVFGKPLAGFQNTKFVLAECATELQAGQALIDQALIALDAGTLTPADAAKVKLFCTEVQARVIDKCLQVHGGYGYMTEYPIARLYADARVTRIFGGTSEVMKSVISKSMGL
- a CDS encoding thiolase family protein; the protein is MRDAVIVEAVRSPIGRRKGGLAEVHPVDLSATVLTALLDRAGVDAASVDDVVWGCVGQVGEQAGNIARNAVLAAGWPESVPGTTIERQCGSSQQALHFAAAGVIAGQYDVVVAGGVESMTRIPMGSARRVGLGDPNSDAIRRRYDGIEFNQGRGAEILADRYELSRGWLDEYSLRSHERAAAAIDEGRFAGEIVPVTLPDGTKLDADEGIRRTTTLEKLAELKPAFGDDGRVTAGNASQISDGAAALLVMSGDRARDLGLTPLARVHTATVVGDDPVAMLAGPIPATARVLERAGLTLDDIGAFEVNEAFASVVGAWLRATGAPEDRVNALGGAIALGHPLGGSGARLATTLVHHLRAEGVRYGLQTMCEGGGMANATIFENLAVTV
- a CDS encoding MFS transporter; protein product: MTQISTPTTAASRRTRSALTRRAWMITGLLVVFMLINFADKSVIAFAGVQIQKDLGLTPQQFGMIQSSFFWLFAAGALFFGWLSSKVSIRWLLAGLMLLWVATMVPLTGTVTFGVLVACRLILGFAEGPAFALANHAVHSWFPPEKRALPSSFVTAGSSLGVLIAAPVLTWIIVRWDWHAAFYLLITVGLVWVVAWIILGRGAPTETAESAKATVVDTVDAPYRTILRTGTVIGIALLMFCSYWSTTLKVSWLPVYLEDGLGYDTLTTGRLVMLPYGLAAVGAIAAGWFSNRLVSRGVSRKVARGYLSAGLIAGAGITMVGFTIVSAGLLQILLVSLAFSLNTAAYGVALTAIADVVQSRKRGMVLGGLGAVSSISGMIAPLVLGFSVGRAADKISGYGTGFLISGILMIVGSAIAVFLVNPERDITVIRKRAEETA